A genomic window from Gossypium hirsutum isolate 1008001.06 chromosome D12, Gossypium_hirsutum_v2.1, whole genome shotgun sequence includes:
- the LOC121224675 gene encoding probable ubiquitin-conjugating enzyme E2 18 codes for MSSSSASSRKALSKIACNRLQKELVEWQVNPPSGFKHKVTDNLQRWVIEVNELRELCTPMKPISFKWISLNITLWKLPR; via the exons ATGAGCAGCTCTTCCGCCTCTTCTCGCAAG GCACTAAGTAAAATTGCATGCAATCGGCTGCAAAAGGAACTGGTAGAGTGGCAGGTCAACCCTCCTTCTGGTTTCAAACACAAAGTCACTGATAATCTTCAAAG gtGGGTGATTGAAGTAAATGAGCTGCGGGAACTTTGTACACCAATGAAACCTATCAGCTTCAAGTGGATTTCCCTGAACATTACCCTATGGAAGCTCCCCAGG TGA
- the LOC107945823 gene encoding bZIP transcription factor 11 — protein MATSSSGASSGSSTLRSSSSSEDFQPILDERKRKRMLSNRESARRSRMRKQKHLDDLMAQVSDLTNHNNQILTSINVTTQLYSNVEAENLVLRAQMTELSNRLQSLNEIIHFINSSNGVLQSDTNFDQPAYCHPYHQLNDDSLMNPWNFSTTNQPFMPSADMMMY, from the coding sequence ATGGCTACTTCAAGCAGTGGAGCATCCTCAGGTTCAAGCACGCTGAGAAGCTCGAGTTCATCGGAGGATTTTCAGCCGATTTTGGATGAAAGGAAGCGCAAGAGAATGCTATCCAATAGGGAATCTGCACGTCGCTCTCGGATGCGTAAACAGAAGCACCTGGATGATCTGATGGCCCAAGTTTCTGATCTCACCAACCACAATAACCAGATCCTCACAAGCATCAATGTCACCACGCAGCTTTACTCCAACGTTGAGGCTGAGAACTTGGTTCTTAGAGCTCAGATGACTGAGCTCAGCAACAGGTTGCAATCTCTCAATgaaatcattcatttcataaacTCCAGCAATGGGGTTCTCCAAAGTGACACTAACTTTGACCAGCCGGCCTACTGTCATCCTTATCATCAGCTCAATGATGATAGTTTAATGAATCCATGGAATTTTTCCACAACCAATCAACCCTTTATGCCTTCTGCTGACATGATGATGTATTGA
- the LOC107945826 gene encoding mitogen-activated protein kinase 7-like isoform X1, giving the protein MAMPVEPPNGEKPMGKHYYTMWQTLFEVDTKYVPIKPIGRGSYGIVCSSINRETNEKVAIKKISNVFLNHVDALRTLRELKLLRQIRHDNVVALKDIMMPTQRTSFKDVYLVYELMDTDLLQIIKSSQPLSNDHCKYFLFQLLRGLKYLHSANILHRDLKPGNLLINANCDLKICDFGLARTSRGNEQFMTEYVVTRWYRSPELLLCCDNYGTSIDVWSVGCIFAEILGRRPIFPGTGCLNQLNLIIGVLGSQQEADLQFIDNPKARRYIESLPFSTGIHLSRLYPQADPLAIDLLQRMLIFDPSKRITVTEALQHPYMATLYDPRCNPPARVPINLDIDENMGEEMIRGMMLSEMLHYHPEAASTNAYTTLF; this is encoded by the exons ATGGCAATGCCGGTGGAGCCACCGAATGGGGAGAAGCCAATGGGGAAGCATTACTATACAATGTGGCAAACCCTATTCGAGGTTGACACAAAGTATGTTCCAATCAAGCCAATAGGAAGAGGATCATACGGTATTGTATGCTCATCAATCAACAGGGAAACCAATGAGAAAGTGGCTATAAAGAAGATCAGCAATGTGTTCCTGAATCACGTTGATGCGTTGAGAACTTTGAGGGAGTTGAAACTTCTCAGACAAATTCGACATGACAACGTGGTTGCTTTGAAAGATATTATGATGCCAACTCAGAGAACCAGTTTTAAGGATGTTTACTTGGTTTATGAGCTTATGGACACCGATTTGCTTCAGATTATCAAGTCTTCTCAGCCACTTTCTAATGATCATTGCAAGTATTTTCTTTTTCAG CTACTACGAGGGCTGAAGTACCTTCACTCGGCAAACATCCTGCATCGAGACTTGAAGCCAGGGAACCTTCTTATCAATGCTAACTGTGACCTCAAGATATGTGATTTTGGGTTGGCTCGAACCAGCAGAGGCAATGAACAATTCATGACAGAGTACGTTGTCACCCGTTGGTACCGCTCACCCGAACTCTTACTCTGTTGCGACAATTATGGCACCTCCATTGATGTTTGGTCAGTAGGATGCATCTTTGCGGAGATTCTTGGTCGGAGACCTATCTTCCCCGGAACAGGATGCCTCAACCAGCTTAATCTAATTATTGGTGTCCTCGGAAGCCAGCAGGAGGCTGATCTTCAGTTTATTGATAATCCCAAAGCCAGAAGGTATATCGAGTCACTTCCTTTCTCTACGGGCATCCATTTGTCTCGTTTATACCCTCAAGCCGATCCTTTAGCCATAGATTTGTTGCAAAGGATGCTTATTTTCGACCCGTCCAAGAGAATTACTGTCACAGAAGCACTCCAACATCCTTACATGGCAACACTATATGATCCAAGGTGCAATCCACCAGCCCGAGTCCCGATTAATCTCGACATTGATGAAAACATGGGAGAAGAAATGATTAGGGGGATGATGTTGAGTGAGATGCTTCACTACCACCCAGAGGCTGCATCAACAAATGCTTACACCACATTGTTTTAG